In one Oscillospiraceae bacterium genomic region, the following are encoded:
- a CDS encoding DUF6062 family protein, whose amino-acid sequence MKEQIYTIQINEAFDQTDGCPICRLTTKRADELYEYILGAAMMEPDVRVETNKKGFCQRHLQGMFARPNKLSFALILESLLMEINKKPEKGIESHKDSCYLCEREKSYQKALASNIAHLWRKEQQFARKFDTIEGFCMPHANVLCGAAVRELGKKHGAEFCRAVMNAAARRSVALEEAVSGFCKSFDHRNADVPFDKQAVEKACKWLGGE is encoded by the coding sequence ATGAAAGAGCAGATTTATACCATCCAAATCAACGAGGCATTCGACCAAACGGACGGATGCCCTATCTGCCGCTTGACTACCAAGCGTGCCGACGAGTTGTATGAATATATTCTAGGTGCGGCAATGATGGAGCCGGATGTGCGTGTGGAAACCAACAAAAAAGGCTTTTGTCAACGACACTTGCAAGGCATGTTTGCTCGCCCGAATAAATTGAGTTTTGCCTTGATTTTGGAGAGTTTGTTGATGGAAATCAACAAAAAACCGGAAAAAGGCATTGAAAGCCACAAAGATAGTTGTTATTTATGTGAGCGCGAAAAGAGTTATCAAAAGGCGTTGGCATCTAATATCGCACATTTGTGGCGTAAAGAGCAGCAATTTGCGCGTAAGTTTGACACCATTGAAGGTTTCTGTATGCCGCATGCCAATGTCTTGTGCGGCGCAGCTGTTCGCGAACTCGGCAAAAAACATGGCGCGGAATTTTGCCGTGCGGTGATGAACGCGGCGGCACGGCGTTCGGTTGCATTAGAGGAAGCGGTGTCGGGTTTTTGCAAAAGCTTTGACCACCGCAATGCCGATGTGCCGTTTGACAAACAGGCGGTGGAGAAGGCCTGTAAGTGGTTGGGTG
- the lepB gene encoding signal peptidase I, protein MSEIHEQMPEGVEMQEPEKKDIRRELFDWAQALVPAWIVVVLLFTFAGQMITVEGPSMQETLQDRDYILVSNMFYTPRRGDIVVFTQPGRVNNDGQIVPMVKRVIAMGGDTIDIRETDNGMAVYLQQRDSNEFVRLDEPYLETGLSWHHHHNGTIPRGGLTIPDGKLFVMGDNRPRSADSREPGIGLVDERWVLGRMLLRIWPFSLSVD, encoded by the coding sequence ATGAGCGAAATTCATGAGCAAATGCCTGAGGGCGTGGAAATGCAAGAGCCTGAAAAAAAGGACATTCGCCGCGAGCTGTTCGACTGGGCACAAGCCTTAGTCCCGGCATGGATTGTTGTTGTTTTATTGTTTACATTTGCAGGGCAGATGATTACCGTTGAGGGGCCATCCATGCAAGAAACTTTGCAGGACAGGGATTATATCTTGGTTTCCAATATGTTTTATACGCCGCGGCGCGGTGATATTGTTGTTTTTACCCAGCCGGGTCGGGTGAATAACGATGGTCAAATTGTTCCGATGGTTAAGCGCGTGATTGCCATGGGCGGCGATACCATTGACATTCGTGAGACTGATAATGGCATGGCTGTCTACTTACAGCAGCGTGACAGCAACGAATTTGTGCGGTTAGATGAGCCGTATTTGGAAACAGGGCTGAGTTGGCATCACCACCACAACGGCACAATTCCGCGCGGCGGGCTGACCATTCCCGATGGGAAACTCTTTGTGATGGGCGACAATCGCCCCCGAAGTGCTGACAGCCGTGAACCGGGCATTGGGTTGGTGGATGAGCGTTGGGTGCTGGGGCGGATGCTGCTGCGTATTTGGCCTTTTAGTTTGAGCGTGGATTAG
- the rplS gene encoding 50S ribosomal protein L19 has protein sequence MDLLKAIAEPQLKTDLPRIIIGDTVKVHVKIKEGARERIQVFEGTVIAIKHGGINESITVRRISYGVGAEKVFPIHAPNVAKIEVVRHGKTRRAKLYYLRDRVGKRARLKQDI, from the coding sequence ATGGATTTACTGAAAGCCATCGCGGAGCCACAGCTTAAGACAGACCTGCCCCGAATAATTATCGGTGACACAGTCAAAGTGCACGTCAAAATCAAAGAGGGTGCGCGTGAGCGTATTCAGGTTTTTGAGGGCACGGTCATCGCCATTAAACACGGCGGCATCAACGAATCGATCACCGTTCGCCGTATTTCGTATGGTGTGGGAGCTGAGAAAGTCTTCCCCATCCATGCGCCCAATGTTGCTAAAATTGAAGTTGTGCGCCACGGCAAAACACGCCGTGCCAAACTATATTACTTGCGTGACCGCGTGGGTAAGCGTGCGAGATTGAAACAGGATATTTAA
- a CDS encoding cation-translocating P-type ATPase codes for MECYQQSPQDIFTALESIPQGLSSVEAAKRLAQNGYNELQQKGRASLLSLIWAAWRDPMMLILAAVVVIKIALGEWVDAGVIFAVLAINSVISVAQTRKAEGSLEALRNLSAPTAKVKRDDHLVVIPARELTIGDVVILEAGDFVPADGRIIACNSLNVDEGILTGESVSIEKQDGILSSSFLPLGDRTNMVYNGTIAVHGRAEFVVTATSFQAEIGKIAQLIETAQERQTPLQRKLKHFSKRLGLAILALCAVIFTVQVVRIWVDGGELQHGILNAFMFAIAVAVAAIPEALSSVVTIVLASGTKKMAAQHAIIRNLPAVEALGSASVICTDKTGTLTQNKMTVTDSFLLTDQQPLLNAMALCNDATLDADGDLMGEPTETALLNFCEKSGQSVESLRTQYKRLSELPFDSKRKLMSTVHDLNGLAMLTKGAPDVLFTRCTNVLVDGQVVPFDAVMKARFEAANEQFSRDALRVLAYATKAVTTTALTPADEQGYTLIGLTAMIDPPREEVPDSIALAKAAGIKTVMITGDHKTTAYAIAKQIGIAEEGDVAVTGMELDSMSDDDLTDNLEKISVYARVSPENKIRIVKAWQTKGEITAMTGDGVNDAPSLKQADIGVAMGSGTEVAKDASAMILTDDNFVSIINAVAIGRTIFDNIKKTVGYLFSGNLGGIIVILFALIANWDMPLTALQILFINLVNDALPAIALGLEDGEPHVMNRPPRDMNEGIFGNGLIGSVVTRGTLIGSAAIAAQWLGTTLFSAEIGSAMVFTTLIFARTLQIFSSRSNTRSILQVKLFGNRFAFGAMVVCFALYGLTVLPGARGIFGIAPTFGWQNFGIAAGLALSSVAAMECVKWLKRKKTAWI; via the coding sequence ATGGAATGCTATCAACAATCGCCGCAAGACATCTTCACCGCACTGGAATCGATCCCGCAAGGCTTATCAAGCGTTGAGGCGGCCAAACGATTGGCACAAAACGGCTACAACGAGCTGCAACAAAAAGGCAGAGCATCGCTCCTGTCGCTCATCTGGGCGGCATGGCGTGACCCTATGATGTTGATTTTGGCAGCCGTTGTCGTCATCAAAATCGCGTTGGGCGAATGGGTAGACGCCGGCGTTATCTTTGCCGTGCTTGCCATCAACTCCGTCATCAGTGTGGCGCAAACACGCAAGGCCGAAGGCTCGTTGGAAGCCTTGCGCAACCTCAGCGCACCCACGGCAAAAGTCAAACGTGATGATCACCTGGTTGTCATTCCCGCTCGTGAGCTGACCATTGGCGATGTTGTAATTTTAGAAGCCGGCGATTTCGTGCCGGCAGATGGGCGTATTATTGCATGTAACAGCCTGAACGTTGACGAGGGTATTTTGACGGGTGAATCGGTGTCAATCGAGAAGCAGGATGGTATTTTATCAAGCAGCTTCTTACCACTTGGCGACCGCACGAACATGGTATACAACGGTACCATTGCCGTGCACGGCCGTGCTGAATTCGTAGTCACTGCCACATCATTTCAAGCCGAAATTGGCAAAATCGCGCAACTCATCGAAACAGCACAGGAACGGCAAACGCCTTTGCAGCGAAAGCTGAAACATTTCAGCAAGCGGCTGGGGTTGGCAATTTTAGCATTATGCGCTGTCATCTTCACCGTGCAAGTCGTGCGTATTTGGGTAGACGGCGGCGAATTGCAGCACGGTATTCTCAACGCATTTATGTTCGCCATTGCCGTCGCCGTCGCCGCCATTCCCGAGGCGTTGAGCTCAGTTGTCACTATCGTGTTGGCAAGCGGCACAAAGAAAATGGCCGCCCAGCACGCCATCATCCGCAATCTGCCTGCCGTTGAGGCGTTGGGCAGCGCAAGCGTCATTTGCACTGACAAAACCGGCACGCTGACGCAGAATAAAATGACCGTCACGGACAGTTTTCTGCTGACTGACCAACAGCCACTCTTAAACGCCATGGCACTCTGCAACGATGCCACGCTTGATGCAGACGGCGACCTGATGGGCGAACCGACCGAAACGGCGTTACTCAACTTTTGTGAAAAATCAGGACAAAGCGTAGAATCTTTGCGCACGCAATACAAGCGGCTGTCGGAGTTGCCGTTTGATTCCAAGCGCAAATTGATGAGTACAGTACATGATTTGAACGGGCTGGCAATGCTCACCAAAGGCGCGCCCGATGTGCTTTTTACGCGATGTACGAATGTGCTGGTCGATGGGCAAGTCGTGCCGTTTGATGCTGTTATGAAAGCGCGATTTGAAGCCGCTAACGAACAGTTCAGCCGTGACGCGCTTCGTGTATTGGCGTATGCCACAAAGGCAGTAACGACGACGGCGCTCACGCCTGCCGATGAGCAAGGGTATACTCTTATTGGCCTTACCGCTATGATTGACCCGCCGCGTGAGGAAGTGCCGGACTCCATTGCTTTGGCAAAAGCGGCAGGCATTAAGACGGTCATGATTACCGGTGACCATAAGACAACTGCCTATGCCATCGCCAAACAAATTGGCATCGCCGAAGAGGGTGATGTCGCCGTCACAGGCATGGAGCTGGATTCCATGTCTGACGATGACTTGACAGACAATCTCGAAAAAATCTCTGTCTATGCCCGTGTGTCGCCGGAAAATAAAATTCGCATTGTTAAAGCGTGGCAGACCAAGGGGGAAATCACCGCTATGACGGGCGATGGTGTGAATGACGCACCTTCGCTCAAACAAGCCGACATCGGCGTTGCCATGGGCAGTGGCACCGAGGTTGCCAAGGACGCGTCAGCAATGATTTTGACTGACGACAACTTCGTGTCCATCATCAACGCCGTTGCCATCGGGCGCACGATTTTTGATAACATCAAAAAGACCGTCGGCTATCTGTTTTCCGGGAATTTGGGCGGCATCATCGTCATTTTGTTCGCGCTCATCGCCAACTGGGATATGCCGTTAACGGCATTGCAAATCCTCTTTATCAACCTCGTCAACGACGCTCTGCCCGCCATTGCGCTTGGGCTGGAAGACGGCGAGCCCCATGTCATGAACCGCCCGCCGCGCGATATGAACGAAGGCATCTTTGGTAACGGGCTCATCGGCAGCGTCGTCACACGCGGCACACTCATCGGCAGCGCCGCCATCGCAGCACAATGGCTCGGCACAACCTTATTCTCTGCGGAAATCGGCAGCGCAATGGTCTTTACCACATTGATTTTCGCCCGCACATTGCAAATTTTCTCCTCGCGCTCTAACACGCGCAGTATTCTGCAGGTCAAGCTGTTCGGCAACCGCTTTGCGTTTGGCGCAATGGTGGTATGCTTTGCCCTGTATGGACTGACAGTACTACCGGGCGCGCGGGGTATATTTGGCATTGCGCCGACGTTTGGCTGGCAAAATTTCGGCATTGCGGCAGGGCTGGCGTTGAGTTCTGTGGCGGCGATGGAATGCGTTAAGTGGCTAAAAAGAAAAAAGACCGCATGGATATAG